A window of Shewanella mesophila contains these coding sequences:
- a CDS encoding zonular occludens toxin domain-containing protein, whose product MINGIFGRPRAGKSYESVVYHIIPAAKDGRKVVTNIPVNKEKIAQFYSQDVADNITVVEANFNQYGMVRPFSVPSDFTRYDWKAENGQGVLFVVDEAHLSIGRDAKKEVLEYLSMHGHYGHDIIILCQSPAKLHKDLKDMVEVCFRCIKKSVFGDDTHYIKKTYHGISGRNSDYIHEEEREYQKQYFQFYQSHTQSSKPVDEAKTKDIKANFIPHRKLSIALIVIGVVFTLYTGKKILIPDSLGLDSSKSVSVPVEVKPSVSSSSVVSNANASPVLPSSKKSSESKKHPFYKVSLHIDSVAEFTLKRYLVKEVYFVAAQNGQPMFTISTKDLRLAGYDVQVFGDCAVLVTYEDYEDWITCDSPRVALAANLPDSTPEQTD is encoded by the coding sequence GTGATTAATGGTATCTTTGGTCGCCCTAGAGCTGGTAAAAGCTATGAAAGCGTTGTTTATCATATAATTCCTGCTGCTAAGGATGGTCGTAAAGTTGTAACTAATATTCCTGTTAATAAAGAAAAGATTGCTCAATTTTATAGCCAAGATGTAGCTGATAATATTACTGTTGTTGAGGCGAATTTTAACCAGTACGGCATGGTTAGGCCATTTTCTGTTCCTTCTGATTTTACTCGGTATGATTGGAAGGCTGAAAATGGTCAAGGTGTTTTATTCGTTGTTGATGAGGCTCATTTATCGATTGGTCGTGATGCCAAAAAAGAAGTTTTAGAATATTTGTCGATGCATGGTCATTATGGTCATGACATTATTATTCTTTGTCAGAGTCCTGCCAAGTTGCATAAAGATTTAAAAGATATGGTTGAAGTTTGTTTTCGCTGTATTAAAAAGTCTGTTTTTGGCGATGATACTCATTATATTAAAAAGACTTATCATGGTATTTCAGGTCGTAACTCTGATTATATTCATGAGGAAGAAAGGGAATATCAAAAGCAATATTTTCAGTTTTACCAAAGCCATACTCAATCAAGTAAGCCTGTTGATGAAGCTAAAACAAAAGACATTAAAGCTAATTTTATTCCTCATCGAAAACTATCTATAGCTCTGATTGTTATTGGTGTTGTTTTTACGCTTTATACAGGTAAAAAGATTTTAATTCCTGACTCATTAGGTCTTGACTCTTCAAAGTCAGTTTCTGTACCTGTTGAGGTTAAACCTTCAGTTTCAAGTTCCTCTGTTGTTTCGAATGCTAATGCTTCACCAGTTCTACCAAGTTCTAAAAAGTCTTCGGAATCAAAAAAACATCCTTTTTATAAGGTATCTCTTCATATTGATAGTGTTGCTGAATTCACTCTTAAGCGTTATTTGGTTAAAGAGGTGTATTTTGTTGCCGCACAGAACGGTCAGCCTATGTTTACAATCTCAACTAAAGATTTGCGTCTTGCTGGTTATGACGTTCAAGTGTTTGGTGATTGCGCTGTGCTTGTTACTTATGAGGATTATGAGGATTGGATAACATGC